A stretch of Brassica rapa cultivar Chiifu-401-42 chromosome A08, CAAS_Brap_v3.01, whole genome shotgun sequence DNA encodes these proteins:
- the LOC103832669 gene encoding protein GRAVITROPIC IN THE LIGHT 1 isoform X1 yields MDLQMETVKPRAVAPKGKFRRTFAKVLNIHKLTGVAPDVKKIKLTEKRLNQSGQLCNPLDNLHLSALNPTHFVAYLNHTVKSIRGFVKLMVQQMKLAGWDLSMAANSIQPGVFYYKQDHKCFAFEHFVSNVMFEAFHLPHFSTDSRSFKKQSKTEEQSKTEEQSKTEREAFFERFTELKSMKARDYLNARPRSRFARFCRAKFLQLIHPKMEEAFFGHTHLRNQVSAGVFPETSLCSGFLEMAKRVWLLHCLALSFEHEAEIFRVQKGCRFSEVYMKSVAEEALEETEQPRVAFTVVPGFRFGSSLIQCEVYLSGS; encoded by the coding sequence ATGGATCTGCAGATGGAGACTGTGAAACCAAGGGCTGTTGCTCCCAAGGGTAAATTCAGACGCACGTTTGCCAAAGTTCTCAACATTCACAAGCTAACCGGTGTTGCTCCAGATGTGAAGAAGATAAAGTTAACAGAGAAGAGGCTTAACCAAAGCGGACAGCTTTGCAACCCTTTAGACAATCTTCACCTCTCTGCGCTGAATCCAACCCACTTCGTTGCTTATCTGAACCACACAGTCAAATCCATCAGAGGGTTCGTCAAGCTGATGGTCCAACAGATGAAACTCGCGGGATGGGATCTTTCAATGGCGGCTAACTCGATCCAGCCCGGTGTGTTTTATTACAAGCAGGATCACAAGTGTTTCGCTTTCGAACACTTTGTCTCCAACGTAATGTTCGAAGCTTTCCATCTGCCACACTTCTCAACCGATTCAAGAAGCTTcaagaaacagagcaaaacaGAGGAACAGAGCAAAACAGAGGAACAGAGCAAAACAGAGAGGGAAGCGTTCTTTGAGAGGTTTACAGAGCTCAAGTCGATGAAAGCTAGAGATTACTTAAACGCACGGCCAAGATCAAGATTCGCCAGGTTCTGCAGAGCCAAGTTCTTGCAGCTTATACATCCGAAGATGGAGGAAGCTTTCTTCGGACACACGCACTTGAGAAACCAGGTCTCTGCTGGTGTGTTCCCGGAGACGAGCTTGTGCTCTGGGTTTCTCGAAATGGCGAAAAGGGTTTGGCTTCTGCATTGCTTGGCTTTATCTTTTGAGCATGAAGCTGAGATCTTTCGAGTGCAGAAAGGTTGTAGATTCTCTGAAGTGTACATGAAGAGCGTTGCGGAGGAAGCGTTGGAGGAAACAGAGCAGCCACGTGTCGCGTTCACGGTGGTTCCGGGGTTTAGGTTCGGGAGCAGTTTGATACAGTGCGAGGTTTATCTCTCGGGTTCGTGA
- the LOC103832667 gene encoding uncharacterized protein LOC103832667, translating to MAILLKSFLQNQSFLKPSTICRTIASSTEPYKKPLSVVFEEAVGLRPKPETSETQEEEVGNELKRKLFELEKKLIELKNTEPVIKKKLKKVVGTVPELQTDKSRNLYTLFKANEEKQEEDNDVVRVYKELPLEMVSFVKLLHKKGYLNKANFISGEKLELGSLDEEYSRTFVKFAAERFGKDYQEIAKWLSGSDLKNTVLFGCPSLEKRAIFAAKTLRKFFDIHENNVCEKCVLKEKCKFPNQSVWDGKSHNLHLSVVMKVITLYSLDLTHPKLQVPQEVQDSVSRLLTEIQNLSRTICTPLA from the exons ATGGCGATTCTGCTCAAATCATTTCTCCAAAACCAATCCTTTCTCAAGCCTTCGACCATTTGCAGAACCATCGCTTCTTCAACGGAGCCTTACAAGAAGCCACTCTCTGTTGTATTCGAAGAGGCCGTAGGATTGAGACCCAAACCCGAAACGAGCGAAacccaagaagaagaagtgggcAACGAGTTGAAGAGAAAGCTTTTTGAATTAGAGAAGAAACTCATAGAACTGAAGAACACAGAACCAGTGAtaaagaagaagctgaagaaggtTGTCGGGACAGTGCCAGAACTGCAAACAGACAAAAGTCGCAACCTTTACACGTTGTTTAAAGCCAACGAAGAGAAACAAGAGGAGGACAACGATGTGGTTAGAGTTTACAAGGAGCTTCCTTTGGAGATGGTTTCGTTTGTGAAGCTTCTGCATAAAAAAGGGTATTTGAACAAGGCTAATTTCATCAGTGGTGAGAAGCTGGAGTTGGGGAGTCTCGATGAAGAGTATTCTAGAACTTTTGTTAAGTTTGCTGCTGAGAGATTCGGAAAAGACTACCAGGAGATCGCAAA GTGGTTGTCAGGTAGTGACCTGAAGAACACTGTGCTATTTGGCTGCCCAAGCTTGGAGAAAAGGGCGATATTCGCTGCTAAAACACTGCGCAAATTTTTCGACATCCATGAGAACAAT GTGTGTGAGAAATGTGTATTGAAAGAGAAGTGCAAGTTTCCAAACCAGAGTGTGTGGGACGGCAAGTCACACAACTTACATTTGTCTGTCGTGATGAAAGTCATCACATTGTATTCATTGGACTTGACTCATCCAAAGCTTCAAGTTCCTCAAGAGGTACAAGACTCAGTCTCAAGGTTGCTGACAGAGATTCAGAACCTTAGCCGAACTATCTGTACTCCTCTCGCATGA
- the LOC103832670 gene encoding putative F-box/kelch-repeat protein At3g17540 isoform X1: MILANLPNDLESEILARVPAKSLQELKTTCKRWYTLFKDSKFVEKNKKLSSEAARETFLLSNHEVYSIAGDLHSSGDVAQPLEFTGKLSKDLDLYTISHCDGLMLCQAKNNSSVVVWNPCTGETKMIKPRTRYQIRDRFALGYDDSRRGYKILRFGYYQNEEKVWFVECEMYDLSSGSWSVVDSFILDYRMYCSGVSLRGDTYFVAGDKDSSFFLMKFDFTAERFVRLPLPFQSFDPEDTAVLSVVRDEKLSVCHQDNHTWSHVMRIWVSSKVDEEGGKELSWRKDFVLTVDFDKFQLRCVVNVASFLLDEEKKVAVCCDVCDEDMKGEAKNRIYIVGEDMYKQVYDDDIVNASLLNCPLVLTYVPSLVHIH; the protein is encoded by the coding sequence ATGATATTAGCCAATCTCCCGAACGATTTGGAATCGGAGATACTCGCTAGGGTTCCGGCGAAGTCTCTACAGGAACTCAAAACGACTTGCAAACGATGGTACACTCTATTCAAAGATTCGAAGTTCgtggagaagaacaagaagtTGAGTAGTGAAGCTGCAAGAGAGACGTTTCTACTGAGCAATCACGAGGTTTACTCCATCGCCGGAGATCTCCACAGCAGCGGCGACGTCGCACAGCCTCTCGAGTTCACCGGTAAACTTTCAAAAGATTTGGACTTGTATACGATCTCTCACTGCGACGGTTTGATGCTATGCCAAGCGAAGAATAACTCTAGCGTTGTGGTTTGGAATCCATGTACTGGTGAAACGAAGATGATCAAACCTAGAACTCGTTACCAGATTAGAGATAGATTCGCCTTAGGATATGATGATTCTCGCCGTGGCTACAAGATCTTGAGGTTTGGCTATTATCAAAACGAGGAGAAAGTGTGGTTTGTTGAGTGTGAGATGTATGATCTTAGCTCTGGTTCTTGGAGTGTTGTTGATTCCTTCATTCTTGACTACAGAATGTATTGCAGTGGCGTGTCTTTGCGAGGAGATACTTACTTCGTTGCTGGTGATAAAGATTCAAGTTTCTTCTTGATGAAGTTTGATTTCACGGCGGAGAGATTCGTGCGTCTCCCTCTCCCGTTTCAGAGCTTTGATCCTGAGGACACCGCGGTTCTCTCTGTTGTTAGGGATGAGAAGCTCTCTGTGTGTCATCAGGACAATCATACTTGGTCCCATGTGATGAGGATTTGGGTGAGCAGTAAGGTTGATGAGGAAGGGGGCAAAGAGTTGTCGTGGAGGAAAGACTTTGTTTTGACTGTGGATTTCGATAAGTTTCAGCTCCGGTGTGTGGTGAATGTGGCGAGCTTCTTGTTGGACGAGGAGAAGAAAGTGGCAGTGTGTTGTGACGTTTGTGACGAAGACATGAAGGGGGAAGCGAAGAACAGAATCTACATTGTTGGTGAGGATATGTATAAGCAGGTTTATGACGATGATATTGTAAATGCATCTCTTCTCAACTGTCCACTTGTTCTCACCTATGTTCCAAGCTTGGTTCACATCCACTAA
- the LOC103832674 gene encoding putative pentatricopeptide repeat-containing protein At1g53330, translating to MSAVKKVSSFKLASLLRRENDPSAAIKLFRNPDPESTNPQKPFRYSLLCYDLIITKLGRSKMFDELDQILLQLKNDTRIVPTEILFCNVIKYFARGRLPTRALHVFDEMPQYRCQRTMKSANSLLNALLKCGAFDETKEVLTRVGEFGKPDACTYNILINGYSQSGRFDEALKLFDEMVKKKVKPTGVTFGTIIRMLCNDLKVKEALKMKHDMLKVYGVFPTVHIYASLIKALCQVGELGLAFKLKDEVKADSAIYSTLISSLIKAGRSDEVSGILEEMREMGCEPDTVTYNVLINGFCLENDLKSAYKVLDEMVEKGLKPDVISYNVILGALFRIQNWKEGAYLFEDMPRRGCVPDVLSYRIVFDGLCEGLQFEEAAVILDEMVFKGYKPRRDRLERFLQRLCESGKVEILGDVISSLNKGKALDDADFWSVTVPEVCKEPVLSDSIDLLLNKLKKECP from the coding sequence ATGTCCGCCGTGAAGAAAGTCTCCTCCTTCAAGCTCGCCTCTCTCCTCCGCCGCGAGAATGATCCATCCGCCGCCATCAAGCTTTTCCGAAACCCTGATCCAGAATCAACAAACCCACAAAAACCCTTCAGATACTCGCTTCTCTGCTACGATCTCATCATCACGAAACTCGGCCGCTCCAAAATGTTCGACGAGCTTGACCAGATCCTCCTCCAGCTCAAGAATGACACTCGCATCGTCCCAACGGAGATCCTATTCTGCAACGTGATCAAATACTTCGCCCGCGGAAGATTGCCAACACGTGCCCTCCAcgtgttcgacgaaatgcctcAGTACCGATGCCAAAGAACAATGAAGTCAGCGAACTCTCTGTTGAACGCGCTCTTAAAGTGCGGAGCTTTCGATGAAACGAAGGAAGTTCTCACGAGGGTTGGTGAGTTCGGTAAGCCAGACGCTTGTACTTACAATATACTGATCAATGGATACTCTCAGAGCGGGCGTTTCGATGAGGCCTTGAAGCTATTCGACGAAATGGTCAAGAAGAAGGTGAAACCCACTGGTGTAACCTTTGGAACAATCATTCGTATGCTGTGTAATGATTTGAAAGTGAAGGAAGCGTTGAAGATGAAGCACGATATGTTGAAAGTGTATGGAGTGTTTCCCACGGTACACATCTATGCATCGTTGATCAAAGCGTTGTGTCAAGTTGGTGAATTGGGTTTGGCGTTTAAGCTAAAGGATGAGGTTAAAGCAGACTCAGCTATCTACTCTACGTTGATCAGCTCGCTTATAAAAGCTGGAAGGTCAGACGAGGTGTCAGGGATCTTGGAGGAGATGAGGGAAATGGGATGTGAACCGGATACAGTGACTTACAATGTACTGATTAATGGGTTTTGTCTTGAGAATGATTTAAAATCAGCTTATAAAGTTTTGGATGAGATGGTTGAGAAGGGTTTGAAACCAGATGTTATAAGCTACAACGTGATACTTGGCGCCTTGTTTAGAATCCAAAACTGGAAAGAAGGAGCTTACTTGTTTGAAGATATGCCTCGGAGAGGTTGCGTCCCTGATGTCTTATCGTATAGGATAGTTTTCGATGGGCTTTGTGAAGGTTTACAGTTCGAAGAAGCAGCGGTTATATTGGATGAAATGGTTTTTAAAGGGTACAAGCCTAGGAGGGATAGACTAGAGAGGTTTCTGCAAAGGCTATGTGAGAGTGGAAAGGTGGAGATTCTTGGTGATGTTATCAGTAGCTTGAATAAAGGGAAGGCTCTTGATGATGCTGACTTTTGGTCGGTTACAGTGCCTGAAGTGTGCAAAGAACCTGTTCTATCAGATTCTATTGATTTGTTGTTGAACAAATTGAAGAAAGAGTGTCCTTAA
- the LOC103832669 gene encoding protein GRAVITROPIC IN THE LIGHT 1 isoform X2: protein MDLQMETVKPRAVAPKGKFRRTFAKVLNIHKLTGVAPDVKKIKLTEKRLNQSGQLCNPLDNLHLSALNPTHFVAYLNHTVKSIRGFVKLMVQQMKLAGWDLSMAANSIQPGVFYYKQDHKCFAFEHFVSNVMFEAFHLPHFSTDSRSFKKQSKTEREAFFERFTELKSMKARDYLNARPRSRFARFCRAKFLQLIHPKMEEAFFGHTHLRNQVSAGVFPETSLCSGFLEMAKRVWLLHCLALSFEHEAEIFRVQKGCRFSEVYMKSVAEEALEETEQPRVAFTVVPGFRFGSSLIQCEVYLSGS from the exons ATGGATCTGCAGATGGAGACTGTGAAACCAAGGGCTGTTGCTCCCAAGGGTAAATTCAGACGCACGTTTGCCAAAGTTCTCAACATTCACAAGCTAACCGGTGTTGCTCCAGATGTGAAGAAGATAAAGTTAACAGAGAAGAGGCTTAACCAAAGCGGACAGCTTTGCAACCCTTTAGACAATCTTCACCTCTCTGCGCTGAATCCAACCCACTTCGTTGCTTATCTGAACCACACAGTCAAATCCATCAGAGGGTTCGTCAAGCTGATGGTCCAACAGATGAAACTCGCGGGATGGGATCTTTCAATGGCGGCTAACTCGATCCAGCCCGGTGTGTTTTATTACAAGCAGGATCACAAGTGTTTCGCTTTCGAACACTTTGTCTCCAACGTAATGTTCGAAGCTTTCCATCTGCCACACTTCTCAACCGATTCAAGAAGCTTcaagaaacagagcaaaacaGAG AGGGAAGCGTTCTTTGAGAGGTTTACAGAGCTCAAGTCGATGAAAGCTAGAGATTACTTAAACGCACGGCCAAGATCAAGATTCGCCAGGTTCTGCAGAGCCAAGTTCTTGCAGCTTATACATCCGAAGATGGAGGAAGCTTTCTTCGGACACACGCACTTGAGAAACCAGGTCTCTGCTGGTGTGTTCCCGGAGACGAGCTTGTGCTCTGGGTTTCTCGAAATGGCGAAAAGGGTTTGGCTTCTGCATTGCTTGGCTTTATCTTTTGAGCATGAAGCTGAGATCTTTCGAGTGCAGAAAGGTTGTAGATTCTCTGAAGTGTACATGAAGAGCGTTGCGGAGGAAGCGTTGGAGGAAACAGAGCAGCCACGTGTCGCGTTCACGGTGGTTCCGGGGTTTAGGTTCGGGAGCAGTTTGATACAGTGCGAGGTTTATCTCTCGGGTTCGTGA
- the LOC103832670 gene encoding putative F-box/kelch-repeat protein At3g17540 isoform X2: MILANLPNDLESEILARVPAKSLQELKTTCKRWYTLFKDSKFVEKNKKLSSEAARETFLLSNHEVYSIAGDLHSSGDVAQPLEFTGKLSKDLDLYTISHCDGLMLCQAKNNSSVVVWNPCTGETKMIKPRTRYQIRDRFALGYDDSRRGYKILSGVSLRGDTYFVAGDKDSSFFLMKFDFTAERFVRLPLPFQSFDPEDTAVLSVVRDEKLSVCHQDNHTWSHVMRIWVSSKVDEEGGKELSWRKDFVLTVDFDKFQLRCVVNVASFLLDEEKKVAVCCDVCDEDMKGEAKNRIYIVGEDMYKQVYDDDIVNASLLNCPLVLTYVPSLVHIH; this comes from the exons ATGATATTAGCCAATCTCCCGAACGATTTGGAATCGGAGATACTCGCTAGGGTTCCGGCGAAGTCTCTACAGGAACTCAAAACGACTTGCAAACGATGGTACACTCTATTCAAAGATTCGAAGTTCgtggagaagaacaagaagtTGAGTAGTGAAGCTGCAAGAGAGACGTTTCTACTGAGCAATCACGAGGTTTACTCCATCGCCGGAGATCTCCACAGCAGCGGCGACGTCGCACAGCCTCTCGAGTTCACCGGTAAACTTTCAAAAGATTTGGACTTGTATACGATCTCTCACTGCGACGGTTTGATGCTATGCCAAGCGAAGAATAACTCTAGCGTTGTGGTTTGGAATCCATGTACTGGTGAAACGAAGATGATCAAACCTAGAACTCGTTACCAGATTAGAGATAGATTCGCCTTAGGATATGATGATTCTCGCCGTGGCTACAAGATCTTGAG TGGCGTGTCTTTGCGAGGAGATACTTACTTCGTTGCTGGTGATAAAGATTCAAGTTTCTTCTTGATGAAGTTTGATTTCACGGCGGAGAGATTCGTGCGTCTCCCTCTCCCGTTTCAGAGCTTTGATCCTGAGGACACCGCGGTTCTCTCTGTTGTTAGGGATGAGAAGCTCTCTGTGTGTCATCAGGACAATCATACTTGGTCCCATGTGATGAGGATTTGGGTGAGCAGTAAGGTTGATGAGGAAGGGGGCAAAGAGTTGTCGTGGAGGAAAGACTTTGTTTTGACTGTGGATTTCGATAAGTTTCAGCTCCGGTGTGTGGTGAATGTGGCGAGCTTCTTGTTGGACGAGGAGAAGAAAGTGGCAGTGTGTTGTGACGTTTGTGACGAAGACATGAAGGGGGAAGCGAAGAACAGAATCTACATTGTTGGTGAGGATATGTATAAGCAGGTTTATGACGATGATATTGTAAATGCATCTCTTCTCAACTGTCCACTTGTTCTCACCTATGTTCCAAGCTTGGTTCACATCCACTAA
- the LOC103832668 gene encoding putative F-box protein At1g32420 → MARKRKRSGDGINTPLDLTVEILHRLPPKSLARTRCVSRQWRTIIDDYIIKNSVVTRSLSQPSPDAPHFILDTLLDCGVVFSYTYSRQIRSERNQIVEKMFAMTATAREFQYVRGLIGFWSCTRGQFTLHNPTTRRSVPLPDTGIPPRRFYLFGYDPMRNQYKVACIARPTSEPEQFCKVFTLGDLGQEWRNIKCCIERHSPFGTAVCIGGTIYYTAKAENQRNVIISFNVVSEKFSHVFQVPEKLNVRYGKSSLVDYQGKLGCICYNYLNNEDMDVWVMENAEKQEWSKTTHMAVLQGIPSSMCRFGVTHPGGEIVIVPYFYYYLGSEGYYYNPNINSRRSFVIQSPRLGGTDLVRIWPVTDPVENIMSLM, encoded by the coding sequence ATGgccagaaaaagaaaaagatccgGCGATGGTATCAACACACCTCTGGATCTAACCGTAGAGATCCTCCACAGACTTCCACCAAAGTCCCTCGCGAGGACCCGATGCGTCTCTAGGCAATGGAGAACTATTATCGACGACTACATTATCAAAAACTCCGTCGTGACTCGGTCTTTGAGTCAACCCTCGCCTGATGCTCCACACTTCATATTGGATACTTTGCTAGACTGTGGTGTGGTCTTCTCGTACACTTACTCTCGTCAAATTAGAAGCGAAAGAAACCAAATCGTAGAGAAAATGTTTGCCATGACCGCAACAGCGAGAGAGTTTCAATACGTTCGCGGCTTGATCGGGTTTTGGTCATGTACTCGTGGTCAGTTCACGTTGCACAACCCTACCACAAGGCGTTCTGTTCCCTTACCCGATACAGGCATACCCCCAAGGCGGTTCTACTTATTCGGGTACGACCCGATGAGGAATCAGTACAAAGTAGCGTGCATAGCAAGGCCAACAAGTGAGCCGGAGCAGTTTTGTAAAGTTTTCACGCTGGGAGATCTCGGACAGGAGTGGAGGAATATCAAATGCTGCATCGAACGTCACAGTCCATTCGGAACTGCAGTTTGCATCGGCGGGACAATCTATTACACAGCAAAGGCGGAGAATCAGAGAAATGTTATCATTAGCTTCAATGTTGTGTCTGAGAAGTTTAGTCATGTATTTCAGGTTCCGGAAAAATTAAATGTAAGGTATGGAAAATCATCTCTTGTAGACTACCAAGGGAAGTTAGGATGCATATGTTACAACTACCTCAACAATGAGGATATGGATGTGTGGGTTATGGAGAATGCGGAGAAGCAAGAGTGGTCGAAGACTACACACATGGCTGTGCTTCAAGGAATACCAAGTTCTATGTGCAGATTTGGTGTGACACATCCTGGTGGTGAAATCGTTATAGTcccttatttttattattacttaGGATCAGAGGGTTATTACTATAATCCAAACATAAATAGTCGTAGAAGTTTTGTAATCCAGTCACCAAGGTTAGGAGGCACTGATCTCGTTAGGATCTGGCCTGTCACGGATCCTGTTGAGAATATTATGTCTTTGATGTAA
- the LOC103832671 gene encoding uncharacterized protein LOC103832671, translated as MNLGVKMVQKKVAVLYHYPCHDGVFAALAAHLYFAANSTPSLFFPNTVYSPITISQLPLQDISHLYLLDFTGPPGFVQQVSPKVDSVVILDHHKTAIDTLGDVSTTCKNVTKVLDIGRSGATIAFDYFTQKLMEESRGNCREMSDFKRMRRVFEYIEDADIWKWKLPESKAFNSGIIDLGIEYNFNQNSSLFQQLLSLDHDSVINRGKESLCRKHKLIHEALEHSYEIVLGGAEEFGRCLAVNGDEIAELRSELGNQLAEKSKGMRLRGVGAVVYRVPELGDETKLKISLRSVAEEDTTVVSQRFGGGGHKNASSFLLSSTEFEQWKVKRNSCSNTLN; from the coding sequence ATGAATCTCGGAGTGAAGATGGTGCAGAAGAAGGTGGCGGTTCTCTACCATTACCCTTGCCATGATGGTGTATTCGCCGCCTTGGCAGCTCATCTCTACTTCGCAGCGAACTCAACCCCTTCCCTCTTCTTCCCCAACACAGTCTACTCTCCAATCACAATCAGCCAGCTTCCTCTCCAAGACATCAGCCATCTCTATCTTCTCGATTTTACAGGACCGCCTGGCTTCGTCCAACAAGTCTCTCCCAAAGTCGACAGTGTAGTCATCCTCGACCACCACAAAACTGCTATTGATACCCTCGGTGATGTCTCTACCACTTGCAAGAACGTTACCAAAGTTTTGGATATAGGGAGAAGCGGTGCCACCATTGCCTTTGACTATTTTACTCAGAAGTTGATGGAAGAGTCCCGCGGAAACTGCAGAGAGATGAGTGATTTCAAGAGGATGAGGCGTGTTTTCGAGTACATTGAAGATGCTGATATCTGGAAGTGGAAGCTACCTGAGAGCAAAGCGTTCAACAGTGGAATCATAGACTTAGGGATCGAATACAATTTCAATCAGAACAGTTCGCTGTTTCAGCAGCTGCTCTCGCTGGATCATGACAGTGTGATCAACAGAGGAAAAGAGAGTTTGTGTAGGAAACATAAACTGATCCACGAGGCGCTGGAACATTCCTATGAGATTGTTCTTGGAGGTGCTGAAGAGTTTGGTCGGTGTTTGGCTGTAAATGGAGACGAGATTGCCGAGCTTAGAAGCGAGCTAGGGAATCAATTGGCGGAGAAGAGCAAGGGTATGAGACTCAGAGGTGTTGGAGCTGTAGTTTACAGAGTCCCCGAGCTTGGGGATGAGACCAAACTGAAGATAAGTTTGAGGAGTGTTGCAGAAGAAGACACAACGGTGGTTTCTCAGAGATTCGGAGGTGGTGGTCATAAAAACGCAAGCTCCTTCCTGTTAAGCTCAACAGAGTTCGAGCAATGGAAAGTGAAAAGAAACTCTTGTTCTAATACATTAAACTAG